From Helicoverpa armigera isolate CAAS_96S chromosome 17, ASM3070526v1, whole genome shotgun sequence, one genomic window encodes:
- the LOC110370384 gene encoding ubiquitin-like protein 7 gives MDSQPCIFLGIKIKPGPIERYKVENFTLDNTVDNLKSEAEKKTNVPSTSLELIHHGKILKGDLTLQDSGVKNGEMVHVVKKKVQTTTTATPSYSDAELQQLNTSLRTLGCTPNAPGWTRAMQLLNDDSAMNEIVEQAPGIGEDCVALSILHEVELLAALGANVHTMRRGANAHPELPAALRHLTRLVRSRSNTTSSTESVPTSGFAYSLEALSEDEDADEEETEDGERNPITHEQFAAALQAATEAVSSSSSRGAGSNDSLLRLLQSAGESSRTTSSATESGTPTGVAPTRSLITPEMFSEAISEAMNRASSTRNTAGTPMEQSTAASSSQSPVQAREVPAVPTGEDFTTQLNHMHEMGLVDDALNIRALLICAGDVNAAINLVFSGAIGDD, from the exons ATGGACAGTCAGCCTTGCATATTTCTGGGCATCAAAATCAAACCTGGGCCTATAGAGCGCTATAAAGTTGAAAACTTCACCCTTGATAACACAGTGGACAATCTAAAATCTGAAGCTGAAAAGAAGACAAATGTACCGTCTACATCTCTTG aACTAATACACCATGGCAAGATTTTGAAAGGCGACCTCACTCTCCAAGACAGTGGTGTCAAAAATGGGGAGATGGTCCACGTGGTGAAGAAGAAAGTGCAGACAACTACCACAGCTACTCCATCATATTCAGATGCTGAGCTGCAACAACTTAATACTTCCTTGAGAACGTTGGGATGCACTCCCAATGCTCCTGGGTGGACTAGGGCAATGCAG CTATTAAATGACGATTCCGCAATGAACGAGATAGTGGAACAAGCACCGGGCATCGGAGAGGACTGTGTGGCCCTTTCTATCTTACATGAAGTGGAATTGTTGGCCGCCCTGGGTGCTAATGTCCACACTATGAGGAGGGGAGCTAACGCCCATCCTGAGTTGCCAGCAGCTTTGAGACATCTAACGCGCCTTGTAAGGTCGCGATCTAACACTACGTCGTCTACTGAGAGTG TGCCCACATCAGGATTTGCGTATTCGTTAGAAGCATTGTCAGAAGACGAGGATGCTGATGAGGAAGAGACTGAAGACGGTGAGAGGAACCCCATCACTCACGAGCAGTTTGCTGCTGCCTTACAG GCAGCAACAGAAGCAGTATCATCTTCGAGCAGCCGTGGTGCTGGCAGCAACGACAGTTTGCTGAGGCTGCTGCAGTCTGCCGGCGAGTCCAGCAGAACCACGTCATCAGCCACCGAGTCTGGCACGCCTACAGGCGTCG CTCCAACGCGGTCGCTGATAACGCCGGAGATGTTCAGCGAGGCTATATCCGAAGCTATGAACCGAGCCAGCAGCACCAGGAACACTGCTGGCACTCCAATGGAACAGAGCACGGCTG CTTCATCATCACAAAGTCCAGTGCAAGCGAGAGAAGTTCCCGCTGTGCCCACTGGTGAAGACTTCACAACCCAGCTCAACCACATGCACGAAATGGGACTGGTGGATGACGCTCTCAATATACGGGCACTGCTCATTTGTGCAG gtGATGTAAATGCAGCCATAAACTTGGTTTTCAGTGGAGCAATCGGTGATGattag
- the LOC110370368 gene encoding uncharacterized protein LOC110370368 gives MDGSTVDHSDSDSGESWTLLEHSPSYGEDAPEFAENSPTLEQVRAETHIEKDEDTDGISVISDSEPESTPCELNYDKCIDEESRPTDILNTQFVSINPLAPNINDQHESIRSEDDFLGDATGKHKTYVHRRNKRLSTVLNIIMLGSVITAAGVAIGHMWGARNECSLHTTPSINKILSNLYKLQEENAYLRNKLKELTLVSSIQMQQKKLNLERIPYKQQRCKKVYEEPLNSKNTEKITKCIDVENNNFEKNVNTPMNVIQPEYEKEFLNDIDKLRNIYQQNKSWLDDEVAKRMKNEKQTIKKIVNNMKTPLTSIKEEQKVSQDENVKKNADFPGHINKLNSEDDAELIELELHPIADDVAVNQLPAAQKVTYADSLKSVHKVEKRDTNINVGPHREVKEHVIRRKNKKDLDVHDVLSEEDLKKDDRYAGPKMKQDKKKRDRQKIHKKQKRRNKYEQWEMKGGYLKDYDEFSITSSQENEYILKKPDQNTFSRDFEKRNYINQFSDISESQNNSDNANEKQSRFDKGKKNGKDDLNWYDKRGVLRTEARKKLEHELFGETSPNNAGWYFRRMQRREQCRAKGDNSTYKKLARRNMNFKMKH, from the exons ATGGACGGGTCTACGGTGGACCACAGCGATTCGGACTCTGGAGAGAGTTGGACCCTTTTAGAACACAGCCCTTCGTATGGCGAAGATGCCCCGGAATTCGCGGAGAATAGTCCAACACTCGAACA AGTAAGAGCTGAGACACATATTGAGAAGGATGAAGACACGGATGGGATATCTGTCATCAGTGACAGCGAACCAGAGTCTACACCTTGTGAATTAAACTACGACAAATGTATTGATGAAGAGAGCCGTCCAACAGATATATTAAATACTCAATTTGTTTCGATTAATCCTCTTGCTCCCAATATTAATGACCAACATGAATCTATAAGGAGTGAGGACGACTTTCTTGGAGATGCCACTGGCAAACACAAAACCTATGTTCACAGAAGAAATAAAAGGCTTAGTACAGTTCTTAATATAATCATGTTAGGGAGTGTCATTACAGCTGCAGGTGTAGCTATTGGCCATATGTGGGGTGCCAGAAATGAGTGCTCACTGCACACCACACCATCCATCAACAAGATACTATCTAACTTATATAAACTGCAAGAAGAGAATGCCTATTTAAGGAACAAATTAAAAGAACTTACATTAGTGAGCAGCATACAAATGCAACAAAAGAAACTCAACTTAGAAAGGATACCATACAAGCAACAAAGGTGTAAAAAGGTATATGAAGAACCTCTGAATAGTAAGAATACAGAAAAGATCACTAAGTGCATAGAtgtggaaaataataattttgaaaaaaatgttaatactCCTATGAATGTAATCCAACCTGAATAtgaaaaagaatttttgaatgATATTGATAAACTAAGGAATATTTATCAGCAAAACAAAAGTTGGCTTGATGATGAAGTTGCCAAAAGGATGAAAAATGagaaacaaacaattaaaaaaatcgtaaacaACATGAAAACACCATTAACAAGCataaaagaagaacaaaaagtATCACAAGATgagaatgttaaaaaaaatgcagattTCCCTGGACATATAAATAAGTTGAATTCTGAAGATGATGCAGAACTCATTGAATTAGAACTACATCCTATAGCTGATGATGTTGCAGTTAATCAATTACCAGCTGCTCAGAAAGTGACTTATGCAGACTCATTAAAGTCTGTCCATAAAGTTGAAAAGAGAgatacaaatataaatgtagGACCGCACAGAGAGGTCAAAGAACATGTGATCAGGAGGAAGAATAAAAAAGATCTTGATGTACATGACGTTTTGAGTGAGGAGGACTTAAAGAAAGATGATAGATATGCTGGCCCAAAGATGAAACAGGACAAGAAAAAACGAGATAGACAGAAAATACATAAGAAACAAAAGAggagaaataaatatgaacagTGGGAGATGAAGGGTGGTTACCTAAAGGACTATGATGAATTTTCTATAACATCATCACAAGAAAATGAGTATATACTGAAGAAGCCTGATCAAAACACATTTAGTAGAGATTTTGAAAAGAGGAATTATATTAATCAGTTTTCTGACATCAGTGAGAGTCAAAACAACAGTGACAATGCAAATGAAAAGCAATCACGATTTGATAAAGGAAAGAAGAATGGAAAAGATGACTTAAACTGGTATGACAAGAGAGGTGTCCTCAGAACAGAAGCTAGGAAGAAACTGGAACATGAACTGTTTGGTGAGACAAGTCCTAATAATGCTGGTTGGTACTTCCGACGTATGCAGAGACGTGAACAGTGTCGCGCTAAGGGAGACAACAGTACATATAAGAAACTTGCCAGaagaaatatgaattttaaaatgaaacattaa
- the LOC126055685 gene encoding nonsense-mediated mRNA decay factor SMG5 — MKEESNEILEAKVAERTERAKKLYRYVSDVARRVGDMTTTSRSISDLFSTQLEVQRQKLRDNCEKLLFLDPINYGKKSLELLWRKVYYETVSAAKKLRETDNENDSYLFTHIVCGIGHFHHFISRLESEMKLQIKELDYTSYHADGEYVDNNEAPTDEEVQFSRSALHSCLIYLGDLSRYQVEIFHAFEPSIAARYYLQAAHVDMSSGMPYNQLGNLYNDKNYNLDSVCYYIHCLSCTTPFEGAIGNLTKIFEKNAPYFDSINNPESLTQTEHIQSAITNFLSLIEIWYLSKNDTNIPQRCSTIAHELKIAMDFIKSPLPDVDKSYNEFTQAVEEESSNPSCLNPNLVHKIVLICLFTITKVTETDEVKAFACKAFTLALLSQLLQKLLKQLESLGLKNPAFKYKSRSATLQIPNNNQFLEADDTKRLFDEEPSNNTNENDVIDTETVSKPTESAVVEENNKDVLTNGDDKSNNKKSLTKRRRRRRQASSDSSDMSDVDTESSDIDESCSEEEDLSDSSEHSDDSVSEDSSYDVSDAEESDVKSNGDVEKESKDVTKETTINGGLNDKKNNNDNEFQHNSYNNNMLDVQGLQNFLLGDNYLSSIKLLQDWALNEKDLILSCGDSGESLFQCVVDLLNILTYYFNPKHNENRECQILEYARSVAKKLKLEYKTIPLPEDINLRGTNICKYDKDAAEWQMLDKYKLSFYEENIVRILNFVDFGNQIAKIIPRIRYNRTLKIFYLKKNPPPKVTTKINHKRSKEWHNSKKPHVESSEGGLLRRLGRLWLASQVRELERSGQLPVPALLALDTNALYKHLRRVKQLLRTRNFVLLIPTVVLQELDNLKREQSGARDAIRWLEVQLRSGSRFLRAQRPGQSKPLPLLKYPRKAPPHIHSFMQIMEFCNHFIADEKQVQGGNGDPDSSLQGKSTPLLILLVGNEPGNEEDQYKEFSVTGAAHAAGISIEYIGDFYTKWRQTVHKNGKKR; from the exons ATGAAGGAGGAATCTAATGAAATTTTGGAGGCTAAAGTTGCCGAGCGCACTGAACGTGCTAAAAAACTCTATCG CTATGTCAGTGATGTAGCAAGACGTGTGGGTGACATGACAACAACAAGTCGGTCCATATCTGACTTGTTTTCCACCCAGCTTGAAGTTCAACGACAGAAACTTAGGGACAACtgtgaaaaacttttgtttcttGATCCTATCAACTATGGCAAAAAATCACTTGAACTACTCTGGAGGAAAGTTTACTATGAAACTGTATCTGCAGCTAAGAAACTGAGAGAAACCGACAATGAAAATGACAGTTACCTGTTTACACATATTGTTTGTGGAATTGGCCACTTTCACCATTTTATATCAAGGCTGGAATCTGAGATGAAGTTGCAGATCAAAGAATTGGATTATACATCTTACCACGCGGATGGTGAATATGTTGATAACAATGAAGCTCCAACTGATGAGGAAGTTCAGTTCAGTCGATCAGCCTTGCATTCATGCCTGATTTATCTTGGAGACTTGAGTCGCTATCAAGTGGAGATATTTCATGCCTTTGAACCATCTATAGCAGCTCGATATTATCTCCAAGCTGCTCATGTTGATATGTCTTCCGGGATGCCTTATAACCAATTGGGCAACCTgtataatgataaaaattacAACTTGGACTCAGTTTGCTACTACATCCACTGTTTAAGTTGTACAACACCATTTGAAGGAGCTATTGGTAACTTGACAAAGATTTTTGAGAAAAATGCTCCATATTTTGATTCAATTAACAATCCTGAATCATTGACACAAACCGAACACATACAAAGTGCAATAACTAACTTTCTGTCCTTGATAGAAATTTGGTATCTGAGTAAGAATGACACCAATATTCCACAAAGATGCAGCACCATTGCTCATGAGTTGAAGATAGCAATGGATTTCATAAAATCACCATTACCTGATGTAGATAAAAGTTACAATGAATTCACACAGGCTGTTGAGGAAGAAAGTTCCAATCCATCCTGTTTAAATCCAAATCTTGTACATAAAATAGTACTTATTTGTTTGTTCACTATAACAAAAGTAACAGAAACTGATGAAGTGAAAGCTTTTGCTTGCAAGGCCTTCACATTAGCACTTTTGTCACAACTTCTACAAAAATTGTTGAAACAGCTGGAATCCCTTGGACTTAAGAACCCAGCCTTCAAATATAAATCAAGGAGCGCTACATTGCAGATACCAAACAATAATCAATTTCTTGAAGCAGATGACACAAAACGACTGTTTGATGAAGAACCATCAAATAACACAAATGAAAATGACGTTATCGATACTGAGACTGTATCCAAACCTACAGAAAGTGCTGTAgtggaagaaaataataaagatgtttTGACTAATGGTGATGACAAAAGTAATAATAAGAAGTCATTGACCAAGCGTCGCCGACGCAGACGCCAGGCCTCTTCTGATAGCTCTGACATGAGTGATGTTGATACAGAGAGTAGTGACATTGATGAGTCTTGCTCTGAGGAAGAAGATTTATCAGATTCTAGTGAACACTCTGATGACTCTGTAAGTGAGGATTCTAGCTATGATGTGTCTGATGCAGAAGAATCAGATGTTAAAAGCAATGGGGATGTAGAAAAAGAAAGCAAAGATGTTACTAAAGAAACCACCATAAATGGTGGCttgaatgataaaaaaaacaacaatgacAATGAATTTCAACATAACAGTTACAACAATAATATGCTAGATGTTCAAGGGTTGCAAAATTTTTTGCTTGGTGATAATTATCTGTCAAGCATCAAATTACTGCAGGATTGGGCGCTTAACGAAAAAGATTTAATCCTATCTTGTGGAGACAGCGGAGAGTCACTTTTTCAGTGTGTTGTTGATTTGCTCAATATTTTGACATACTATTTTAATCCAAAGCATAATGAAAACAGAGAATGCCAAATTCTGGAATATGCTCGTAGTGTAGCCAAGAAATTAAAActtgaatataaaacaataccaTTGCCTGAAGATATAAATCTACGGGGAACAAATATCTGCAAATATGACAAAGATGCTGCTGAGTGGCAAATGTTAGACAAATACAAACTGTCATTTTATGAGGAGAATATAGTAAGAATATTGAATTTTGTTGACTTTGGCAATCAAATTGCGAAAATAATACCTAGAATTAGGTACAacagaacattaaaaatattttacttgaaaaaGAATCCTCCTCCTAAAGTGACTACAAAGATCAATCACAAGAGAAGTAAAGAATGGCACAACTCTAAGAAACCTCAT GTTGAATCAAGTGAAGGAGGGTTATTGCGCCGTCTGGGACGCCTTTGGCTGGCGTCTCAGGTGCGAGAGTTAGAACGCAGTGGACAGCTGCCCGTGCCTGCACTACTGGCGCTTGACACGAACGCCCTCTATAAGCACTTGCGTCGGGTCAAACAACTGCTTCGAACCCGAAACTTTGTTCTCCTTATTCCAACTGTTG TGTTACAAGAGTTGGATAACCTCAAGCGTGAACAAAGCGGAGCTCGTGACGCTATTCGTTGGCTGGAAGTTCAGTTGCGAAGCGGCTCTCGATTCCTACGTGCGCAAAGGCCTGGTCAGTCGAAACCTCTGCCACTTCTCAAATACCCTCGTAAAGCTCCGCCCCATATTCATAGCTTCATGCAAATTATGGAATTCTGTAATCACTTCATAGCCGATGAGAAACAAGTACAGGGAGGAAATGGTGACCCAGATAGCTCTTTACAAGGAAAATCTACACCATTACTGATATTGCTTGTTGGCAATGAACCAGGCAATGAGGAAGACCAGTATAAAGAATTTAGTGTAACAGGAGCCGCGCACGCTGCTGGCATCTCCATCGAATACATCGGAGACTTTTACACCAAGTGGCGCCAAACTGTTCACAAAAATGGGAAAAAGAGATGA
- the LOC110370383 gene encoding protein AF-9: MSAIKVNFEIGHEASLRSKKTPEGFTHDWEVFVRGQEGADISHFVDKVVFLLHETFKKPRRVVKEPPFTVKESGYAGFMFPIEIYLKNKDEPKKIKFSYDFTLQQSGFLKDRYIFQNPNEEFRKKLLKGGGIPISNNAFYTNPDQESRSRDSFTEEKQQLVSKPKLSSENIKKHKSKEHKEEVPHKTTSSFENLFGPPLQKPPKVSPDPKKLEKSVPPVKSDKKDKERSSSDKKQKHEHKEIKMDKMKVKEDKDKGRPEKIKNHTKDVEKQKDKNNKRPIERPPSPDMAKKRCLSPIKRALSPPRSSSASSIKDDYKPPKHSVDNLEQKKSKIEDKSLDVKIEKELKEKKKKEKKSHDRDKERKEKKEHKKESHKLKESPKEPPKETPKEVPKIREAPKEKEPMKDSPMIKEKPTKPDKSVNKFSLENLRKTPPPDEERTESHKSKEKGDPERKHKHKKKDKKRDESREKHKESSKEKKHKHEKVREIVPEKIEIIERRETPIPKERPLPEPASPISIDTASQCSSKSGLAKSSHIGNEDVNSSHSDSESSVIADEEDTKVKIENPSPEPIKHEPSPEPEPEPEIEPEPELEPEPEPVVEPPPPHKEKKQKHKDKSAKREEKRRKRKAAEEERDNLEILENRKIAKTSENAATFNDTERGESSGSTSVETKVQDNGVSSSLGEDAEPGDLSPDYMVQLRDLQQRIMKIKNNEDLERVVNLIAETGRYEVTTQTFDFDLCLLDRSTVQQLIQLVGC; the protein is encoded by the exons atgtcAGCAATCAAAGTAAATTTCGAAATCGGACACGAAGCATCTTTAAGATCTAAAAAGACTCCAGAAGGATTCACTCATGACTGGGAAGTGTTTGTTCGCGGCCAGGAAGGGGCTGATATAAGTCACTTTGTAGACAAAGTGGTTTTTCTTCTACATGAGACTTTTAAAAAGCCCAGaagag TTGTGAAAGAACCACCCTTTACTGTCAAAGAATCTGGATATGCAGGATTCATGTTCCCAAttgaaatctatttaaaaaataaagatgaacCTAAGAAGATCAAGTTCTCATATGATTTCACTCTACAACAAAGTGGATTTCTGAAAGATCGCTACATATTTCAAAATCCTAATGAAGAGTTcagaaaaaagcttttaaaaggAGGTGGAATACCCATAAGCAATAATGCATTCTATACTAACCCCGATCAAGAAAGTAGAAGTAGAGATTCATTCACAGAAGAAAAACAGCAGCTTGTTAGTAAGCCTAAGCTATcatctgaaaatattaaaaaacacaaATCCAAGGAGCACAAAGAGGAAGTCCCACACAAAACAACCAGCAGCTTTGAAAACCTTTTTGGACCTCCTTTGCAAAAACCACCAAAAGTATCTCCAGATCCTAAAAAACTGGAAAAAAGTGTACCTCCTGTCAAATCAGATAAGAAGGATAAAGAAAGATCTAGCTCTGACAAAAAGCAGAAACATGAACACAAAGAAATCAAAATGGATAAAATGAAAGTTAaagaagataaagataaagggaggccagaaaaaataaaaaatcacacCAAAGATGTTGAGAAAcagaaagataaaaataataaaagaccaatTGAAAGACCTCCATCTCCAGATATGGCAAAGAAGCGTTGCTTGAGTCCAATCAAAAGAGCTCTTAGCCCACCACGTTCCAGTAGTGCTTCTAGTATTAAAGATGATTATAAACCACCAAAACACAGTGTTGACAATTTAGAGCAAAAGAAATCTAAAATTGAGGACAAAAGTCTTGATgtcaaaatagaaaaagaattgaaagaaaagaagaaaaaagaaaagaaaagccATGACAGAGATAAAGAAAGGAAAGAAAAAAAGGAACATAAAAAAGAAAGCCACAAATTAAAAGAGTCTCCAAAAGAGCCACCAAAAGAAACACCCAAAGAGGTTCCTAAAATACGGGAAGCTCCAAAAGAAAAAGAACCAATGAAAGACTCCCCAATGATTAAAGAAAAACCAACAAAGCCTGATAAGAGTgttaataaattttcattagaAAATCTTAGAAAAACACCGCCACCTGATGAAGAACGAACAGAAAGTCACAAATCAAAAGAGAAAGGTGATCCAGAAAGGAAACACAAACACAAGAAAAAGGACAAGAAACGAGATGAGTCACGAGAGAAACACAAAGAATCAAGTAAAGAAAAGAAGCATAAGCATGAAAAGGTTCGTGAAATAGTCCctgaaaaaattgaaataattgaacGTAGGGAAACACCCATACCCAAAGAACGTCCCCTACCAGAACCAGCATCTCCTATTTCAATTGATACTGCATCTCAGTGTAGTTCTAAGAGTGGTCTGGCCAAATCATCTCATATTGGAAACGAAGATGTCAACAGCAGTCATTCTGATTCTGAGAGTTCAGTTATTGCAGATGAAGAGGACactaaagttaaaattgaaaatccATCTCCAGAACCCATCAAACATGAACCATCTCCAGAACCAGAACCGGAACCAGAGATTGAACCAGAGCCAGAATTGGAACCAGAACCAGAGCCTGTGGTTGAACCTCCTCCACCACATAAggagaaaaaacaaaaacacaaagatAAATCTGCAAAGAGAGAAGAAAAACGACGTAAACGGAAAGCAGCTGAAGAAGAGAGAGATAATTTAGAAATCCTAGAAAACAGAAAAATTGCAAAGACTTCAGAAAATGCAGCAACATTCAATGATACAGAACGTGGCGAGAGCAGTGGCTCAACATCTGTAGAAACTAAGGTCCAGGACAATGGAGTCTCTAGTAGTCTCGGTGAAGATGCGGAGCCTGGCGACCTCTCCCCAGACTACATGGTGCAACTCAGAGATTTACAGCAACgcattatgaaaattaaaaataatgaggaTTTGGAGAGGGTAGTCAATCTGATTGCAGAAACTGGCCGGTATGAAGTAACTACACAGACATTTGACTTTGATCTTTGTTTGTTAGACCGCTCCACAGTACAACAGCTTATACAATTAGTGGGTTGTTAG
- the LOC126055861 gene encoding 2-oxoglutarate and iron-dependent oxygenase domain-containing protein 3, whose translation MQDVRKRSKNADKSERDNSKVNNDIVVNNNEAPTSRRNISLRVISRVVVIFSLLIIVYFSSKNDNFKTFAKQSELLPGKGLVVECSQSYREEVDKYEGCFPKECKRFVTDKVISVREAEELLAIAKKGLKLGGSSGGASILDLHSGALSMGQHFVNIYKREDAKNVFSEKDFNIYRVIKEKIKYAVAHHFGVNPNKIYLTHPTFFSEITPKKAVTVHDEYWHPHVDKETYKSFHYTTLLYLGDYNIDFKGGRFVFVDEKFNRTVEPRVARLSMFTSGRENFHYVEKVTSGIRYAMTISFTCDKQYAIEDPSTKNI comes from the exons ATGCAAGATGTCAGGAAAAGAAGCAAAAATGCTGATAAGTCCGAAAGAGATAATTCCAAAGTAAATAACGATATTGTTGTTAATAACAACGAAGCACC gaCATCAAGAAGAAACATATCACTGCGAGTTATCTCCCGAGTCGTTGTAATATTTTCTCTACTGATAATAGTGTACTTTTCTTCTAAAAATGACAACTTCAAAACCTTTGCTAAACAATCTGAATTGTTGCCTGGAAAAGGCTTAGTTGTAGAATGTTCTCAATCATATAGAGAAGAGGTAGATAAATATGAAGGCTGTTTCCCTAAAGAGTGCAAAAGATTTGTCACTGATAAAGTGATATCAGTGAGAGAAGCTGAAGAACTGTTAGCAATAGCTAAGAAAGGGCTTAAGTTAGGAGGATCATCAGGTGGAGCCTCTATCCTGGACCTACACAGTGGTGCCCTGTCTATGGGACAACATTTTGTCAATATTTACAAACGTGAAGAtgctaaaaatgtatttagcGAAAAAGACTTCAACATTTATAGa GtgattaaagaaaaaattaaatatgctGTTGCACATCATTTTGGAGTGAATCCAAACAAAATATACCTGACACATCCAACATTTTTCTCTGAAATCACTCCTAAAAAAGCAGTTACAGTACATGATGAGTACTGGCATCCTCATGTTGACAAG GAAACATACAAATCATTTCACTACACAACCCTTCTTTATCTTGGTGATTATAATATTGACTTCAAAGGTGgaagatttgtttttgttgatgaGAAGTTTAACAGAACTGTAGAACCAAGGGTAGCCCGCCTCAGTATGTTTACTAGTGGCAGAGAGAACTTTCACTATGTGGAAAAAGTAACATCAGGCATCAGATATGCTATGACCATTTCATTTACTTGTGATAAACAATATGCAATTGAAGATCctagtacaaaaaatatataa